A single window of Flavobacterium sp. 140616W15 DNA harbors:
- a CDS encoding beta-galactosidase translates to MFKQNISLIKILFTLLLIANCNSNPIFSQTKKNTATEKKDPQRFFSKPDLMQIGVYYYPEQWPKEQWERDLKNIKKLGFEFTHFAEFAWTYMEPEEGKYDFKWLDDALAIAEKNGLKVILCTPTPTPPAWMGDKYPEIYLVDASGRRREHGNRANVSITNEKYREFTDQIVAELGKRYGKNKNIMGWQIDNEPLGTADFSPSARKAFQIWLKAKYGTIEKLNTEWVGNFWSTRYNNFEQIVLPNAEIYFEDKLSPHAVLDFKRFTSDAQGEYLNRQAEILRKYVDPKQWITTNFTNVIYDADPRSANKMDFITYTMYPVSGQNPLGGDSFRMGSPNKISEANDYYRSISGVTGIMELQPGQVNWAGINPQLQPGTVHMWISQAFGGGCSFTCTYRYRHPLGSSEMYHDGIVGTDGVTLTTGGKEFVQSIEDIKLLRKEYNPKAVIPQEIAKRKTGFLWSHENLWDLENQKQTEFWSTWRHRNIYTTAIKSTGAPVDFITENDDFSAYPFIVAPAYQLIDQKLVDKWTKYVENGGNLILSCRTGQKDRNGHFFEANWSAPIVPLIGADVDFFDMLVANVNGTITAGNNTHKWNTWADVLSPKQGTEVLATYADQFYKGKAAVITRKLGKGTVTYIGAESKDGNLERQVVRTIYERAKVAIEDLPKGVFIEWRDGFYVGVNYTNEPINLSIPQGSKILVGQNPLQPAQAIIWK, encoded by the coding sequence ATGTTCAAGCAAAATATATCATTAATCAAAATTTTATTTACACTATTGCTTATCGCAAATTGTAATTCGAATCCTATTTTTTCTCAAACTAAAAAAAACACAGCAACGGAGAAAAAAGACCCACAACGCTTTTTTTCAAAACCTGATTTAATGCAAATTGGTGTTTACTATTATCCTGAGCAATGGCCAAAAGAACAATGGGAACGTGATTTAAAAAACATAAAAAAACTAGGATTTGAGTTTACGCATTTTGCTGAATTTGCTTGGACTTATATGGAACCCGAAGAAGGTAAATATGATTTTAAATGGCTTGATGACGCACTTGCTATAGCCGAAAAAAACGGTTTAAAAGTAATTCTTTGTACTCCTACCCCAACCCCACCAGCATGGATGGGAGATAAATATCCTGAAATTTATTTGGTAGATGCAAGCGGACGTCGCAGAGAACACGGTAATAGAGCTAATGTATCTATAACAAATGAAAAATACCGAGAATTTACAGATCAAATAGTTGCCGAACTTGGAAAAAGATACGGTAAAAATAAAAACATCATGGGTTGGCAAATCGACAATGAACCTTTAGGTACTGCCGATTTCAGTCCTTCAGCTCGCAAAGCATTTCAAATTTGGCTTAAAGCCAAATACGGAACAATCGAAAAACTAAATACCGAATGGGTTGGGAATTTTTGGAGTACCCGTTATAATAACTTTGAACAAATAGTTTTACCTAATGCTGAAATTTATTTTGAAGACAAATTAAGTCCGCATGCCGTTTTAGATTTTAAAAGATTTACTTCTGATGCACAGGGGGAATATTTGAATAGACAAGCCGAAATACTTCGTAAATATGTTGATCCAAAACAATGGATAACAACCAACTTTACCAATGTAATTTATGATGCCGACCCAAGGAGTGCTAATAAAATGGACTTCATTACCTATACGATGTATCCTGTAAGTGGACAAAATCCTTTGGGAGGAGATAGCTTTAGAATGGGATCTCCTAACAAAATATCTGAAGCCAATGATTACTACAGATCAATAAGCGGTGTTACTGGTATTATGGAATTACAACCTGGACAAGTAAACTGGGCAGGGATTAACCCACAATTACAGCCAGGAACGGTTCATATGTGGATATCTCAAGCTTTTGGTGGTGGTTGTTCCTTTACTTGTACGTATAGATACAGACACCCGCTAGGAAGTAGCGAAATGTACCATGATGGAATCGTAGGAACCGATGGCGTAACACTTACTACTGGTGGAAAAGAATTTGTACAATCTATCGAGGACATAAAATTGCTTCGTAAAGAATACAATCCGAAAGCAGTAATCCCTCAAGAAATTGCAAAAAGAAAAACAGGTTTTTTATGGAGTCATGAGAACCTTTGGGATTTAGAAAATCAAAAACAAACCGAATTCTGGAGCACTTGGAGACATCGAAATATCTATACAACAGCTATAAAATCGACTGGTGCTCCAGTAGATTTTATTACAGAAAATGATGATTTCTCTGCTTATCCATTTATCGTTGCTCCTGCTTATCAACTAATAGATCAAAAATTAGTAGACAAATGGACTAAATATGTTGAAAACGGAGGAAACTTAATACTTTCTTGTCGTACTGGTCAGAAAGATAGAAATGGACATTTTTTTGAAGCCAATTGGAGTGCGCCAATCGTACCATTAATTGGTGCCGATGTAGATTTTTTTGATATGCTTGTTGCTAATGTAAACGGAACAATAACTGCTGGTAATAATACTCATAAATGGAATACTTGGGCTGATGTCTTGAGTCCGAAACAAGGAACAGAAGTTTTAGCAACCTATGCAGATCAATTTTACAAAGGTAAAGCAGCGGTTATTACAAGAAAACTAGGCAAAGGAACTGTTACTTATATTGGTGCAGAAAGTAAAGATGGAAATTTAGAAAGACAAGTAGTTCGTACTATTTACGAGCGTGCAAAAGTAGCTATCGAAGATTTGCCAAAAGGAGTTTTTATAGAATGGAGAGATGGTTTTTATGTAGGTGTAAACTATACAAATGAGCCTATAAACTTATCTATACCTCAAGGAAGCAAAATCCTTGTGGGACAAAACCCTTTACAACCAGCCCAGGCTATTATTTGGAAATAG
- a CDS encoding aminotransferase class III-fold pyridoxal phosphate-dependent enzyme has protein sequence MIFSETDIQQLAIEHYGLSATVKALDGYDELNFILTDEKNQKYILKLSDENQPYPFLEAQVKIIQHLRKSPLADSFQQFSINKNGEALTQIIKDNKTYYIRILSFLEGSFWYEQPKKSDTALYNLGAFMGNMDKALQDFSHPAMHRNYTWDISRASDANEKLKYITNHERRRIAGYFLLQFDTEVLPQIQPLRHAYIHNDANDCNVMAREEQTTGLIDFGDMVYSALINNLAITCTYAILEYDDPLTAASFIVKGYHEAYPLKTEELDLLYYLIAGRLCISVTQSAYNTSLNSDNIHHFITEKPAWELLHKLIKINPIKAQDTFRKVCGFDGVINDSDYSDLLQARQKNVGRNLSIGYNDKLKIVKGALQYLYDDKGRTFVDCVNNPSHVGHCHPVVVKKMQKQIATLNTNTRYLNDTILEYAEKLTATLPPSLSVCYFVNSGSEANDLAIRMSRHFTKQKDIIVLDHAYHGTSTVAMEMSPYKFDSKGGFGQMPWIHKAINPDLYRGPYKYGDTKAGEKYAADVQRIIKDLKKEDKSPAVFICETLLGVGGQIPLPENYLKTVYDYVRASGGVCIADEVQVGFGRVGDKFWGFELQDVVPDIVVLGKPIGNGHPLAAVIVTNEIADAFNNGMEYFNTFGGNPVSMSAGLAVLEVIQDEKMQQHALEVGNYLMDLLKGLMAKFPIISDVRGHGLFIGAEMVKDRTTMEPAIPEIDIVVEKMKEKGYLLSTDGPLHNVLKIKPPMPFNKQNADEMVQFLEEALKEIHIQ, from the coding sequence ATGATTTTTTCAGAGACAGACATTCAGCAATTAGCGATAGAACATTATGGATTATCCGCTACCGTAAAAGCATTAGACGGTTATGATGAATTGAACTTTATCTTAACTGATGAAAAAAATCAGAAGTATATATTAAAGCTTTCTGATGAAAATCAGCCGTATCCTTTTTTGGAAGCACAAGTGAAAATTATTCAGCATTTAAGAAAGAGTCCTTTAGCCGATAGCTTTCAACAATTTTCAATCAATAAAAATGGAGAAGCATTAACCCAAATTATCAAAGACAACAAAACGTATTACATACGAATTCTAAGTTTTCTAGAAGGTTCTTTTTGGTACGAACAGCCAAAAAAATCAGATACTGCCCTTTATAATTTAGGAGCATTTATGGGGAATATGGACAAAGCACTTCAGGATTTTTCGCATCCTGCAATGCATAGAAATTATACTTGGGATATTAGCAGAGCGAGTGATGCCAATGAAAAACTGAAATACATCACTAATCACGAGCGCAGACGAATTGCAGGTTATTTCCTTTTGCAGTTTGATACCGAAGTGCTTCCACAAATACAGCCGTTACGGCATGCATACATTCATAATGACGCCAATGATTGTAATGTAATGGCTCGAGAAGAACAAACAACGGGATTAATTGATTTTGGCGATATGGTTTATTCTGCTTTAATCAATAACCTCGCAATAACTTGTACCTATGCAATTCTGGAATATGATGATCCATTAACAGCAGCTTCATTTATTGTAAAAGGATATCACGAAGCATATCCGCTTAAAACAGAAGAACTCGATTTATTATATTACTTAATTGCAGGAAGACTTTGCATTAGCGTAACACAATCCGCATACAATACATCGTTAAACAGTGATAATATACACCATTTTATTACTGAAAAACCAGCTTGGGAATTACTACATAAACTCATCAAAATTAACCCTATAAAAGCTCAAGATACTTTTAGAAAAGTATGTGGATTTGATGGAGTAATAAACGATTCCGACTATTCAGATTTATTACAAGCGCGTCAAAAAAATGTAGGTCGAAATCTAAGTATAGGATATAATGACAAATTAAAAATTGTAAAAGGAGCGTTACAATATTTATACGATGACAAAGGAAGAACCTTTGTTGATTGTGTTAATAATCCTTCACATGTTGGACATTGCCACCCTGTCGTAGTAAAGAAAATGCAAAAACAAATTGCTACCCTAAATACCAATACAAGATACCTTAACGATACCATATTAGAATATGCCGAAAAACTTACAGCAACATTACCTCCTTCTTTAAGCGTTTGCTATTTTGTAAACTCAGGAAGTGAAGCTAATGATTTAGCCATTCGAATGAGCCGTCATTTCACCAAACAAAAAGACATCATCGTATTGGACCATGCTTATCACGGAACCTCAACTGTAGCAATGGAAATGAGTCCGTATAAATTTGATAGCAAAGGAGGTTTTGGCCAAATGCCTTGGATTCACAAGGCAATTAATCCCGATTTATACCGAGGTCCATATAAATATGGCGATACAAAGGCGGGCGAAAAATATGCTGCCGATGTACAACGAATTATCAAAGATTTAAAGAAAGAAGATAAATCTCCCGCAGTATTTATTTGTGAAACTCTATTGGGTGTTGGAGGTCAAATCCCACTACCAGAAAATTATTTAAAAACTGTATATGATTACGTAAGAGCTTCGGGAGGGGTTTGTATTGCCGATGAAGTTCAGGTAGGATTTGGAAGAGTTGGTGATAAATTCTGGGGATTCGAATTACAAGATGTCGTCCCTGATATTGTTGTACTAGGAAAACCTATTGGTAACGGACATCCGCTGGCGGCCGTGATTGTAACAAATGAAATAGCCGATGCTTTTAACAACGGAATGGAATACTTCAATACTTTTGGAGGTAATCCAGTATCAATGTCGGCTGGACTGGCTGTTCTAGAAGTAATTCAAGATGAGAAAATGCAACAACATGCTCTAGAAGTAGGTAATTACCTTATGGATTTACTCAAAGGATTAATGGCTAAATTCCCAATTATTAGTGATGTTCGCGGACATGGTTTATTCATTGGTGCCGAAATGGTAAAAGACAGAACCACCATGGAACCTGCAATTCCAGAAATTGATATTGTAGTAGAAAAAATGAAAGAAAAAGGATACCTATTAAGTACAGATGGCCCTTTGCATAATGTTTTAAAAATAAAACCACCAATGCCATTCAACAAACAAAATGCAGATGAAATGGTTCAGTTTCTTGAAGAGGCTTTAAAAGAGATTCACATTCAATAA